One Gemmatimonadota bacterium DNA window includes the following coding sequences:
- a CDS encoding efflux RND transporter periplasmic adaptor subunit, whose protein sequence is MSKGMKYGIFAVAVAAIGGVVFVTARQNSNKATEVRVEAVAKRDLVASVTASGQVRPHTKVDLSSDITGKIVKLSVREGDWVTKGQFLLQIDPQVFEAAVQRAEAMASNARAGLAQAQASLIQSQNNYRRSLEIRKSNPNLVAEDQIEQLKTASEVAAAQLDAAKHNVEQAEASVKDSKLQLGKSTIYAPMTGRITRLVVENGETAIQGTFNKDAATLLTISDMSVLETKVKVDETDVSRIHLGDSTVVQLDAFPDTTFVGKVVEISNSSVKGTTTATGDQAIDYEVTVRLLNPPKDTKPDFSATAKIITSSVTQKLSIPIIALTVRENEALANTDTAQRPGAKQTNSKQVGKKDVEGVFVVGADNKVTFHPVKVGIAGEKHFEVLSGLKEGDRIVAGTYQAIRELKDGTLVREAKVPEKKPGSTKS, encoded by the coding sequence ATGAGTAAGGGAATGAAGTACGGCATCTTCGCCGTCGCCGTGGCCGCGATTGGCGGCGTGGTGTTTGTCACCGCGCGCCAGAACAGCAACAAAGCCACGGAAGTCCGCGTCGAAGCCGTCGCAAAACGCGATCTCGTGGCGTCGGTGACGGCCAGTGGTCAGGTGCGCCCGCATACGAAGGTCGACCTCTCGTCCGACATCACGGGCAAGATCGTGAAGCTGTCCGTGCGTGAAGGCGACTGGGTGACGAAGGGGCAGTTCCTGCTCCAAATCGACCCCCAGGTGTTTGAGGCAGCCGTGCAGCGCGCCGAAGCGATGGCGTCCAACGCCAGAGCCGGGCTCGCGCAGGCGCAGGCCAGTCTGATCCAGTCGCAGAACAACTACCGTCGGTCACTAGAAATCCGGAAGAGCAATCCGAATCTCGTGGCCGAAGATCAAATCGAACAGCTCAAGACCGCCTCAGAAGTTGCCGCCGCACAGCTGGATGCGGCCAAGCACAATGTGGAGCAGGCCGAAGCCTCCGTGAAGGACTCCAAGCTGCAGCTGGGCAAGTCCACGATCTACGCCCCGATGACGGGACGCATCACGCGCCTCGTGGTGGAGAACGGCGAAACCGCCATTCAGGGCACCTTCAACAAGGACGCCGCCACCCTGCTCACCATCTCGGACATGAGCGTGCTCGAGACCAAGGTGAAGGTCGACGAAACCGACGTGAGCCGCATCCACCTCGGCGACTCCACGGTCGTGCAGCTCGACGCCTTCCCCGACACCACGTTCGTCGGCAAGGTGGTGGAGATCTCCAATAGCTCGGTCAAGGGCACAACCACGGCCACGGGCGATCAGGCGATCGACTACGAAGTGACCGTGCGCCTGCTCAATCCGCCCAAGGACACCAAGCCGGATTTCTCGGCCACGGCCAAGATTATCACCTCGTCCGTGACCCAGAAGCTCTCCATTCCGATCATCGCCCTGACGGTGCGCGAGAACGAAGCGCTGGCCAACACCGACACCGCGCAGCGCCCAGGCGCCAAACAGACAAACAGCAAGCAGGTGGGGAAGAAAGACGTCGAAGGCGTCTTTGTGGTGGGCGCGGACAACAAAGTGACCTTCCACCCCGTAAAGGTAGGGATCGCGGGCGAGAAACACTTTGAAGTGCTTTCGGGTCTGAAGGAAGGCGACCGCATTGTCGCCGGCACCTATCAGGCGATCCGCGAACTCAAGGACGGCACGCTCGTGCGCGAAGCCAAAGTTCCAGAAAAGAAGCCGGGGAGCACCAAGTCGTGA
- a CDS encoding ABC transporter ATP-binding protein translates to MGGEIVRALRGVDLAIHRNEYVAIMGPSGSGKSTLMNMIGCLDTPNSGEYWLNGQLVSTMKDDELAHVRNKEIGFVFQTFNLLPRATALANVELPLVYAGVSGNERRERAAAALERVQLGSRMTHRPNELSGGQRQRVAIARALVNDPSILLADEPTGNLDSTTSEEIMRVFEQLAETGQTVIMVTHEPDIAAHARRVVVLRDGLVASDDKRDTFTKSVGLV, encoded by the coding sequence ATGGGTGGTGAAATCGTCCGCGCCTTGCGCGGCGTCGATCTCGCCATCCATCGCAATGAATACGTTGCCATCATGGGACCGTCGGGGTCGGGCAAGTCCACCCTGATGAACATGATCGGCTGTCTGGACACGCCAAACAGCGGCGAGTACTGGCTGAACGGCCAACTCGTGTCGACCATGAAGGACGACGAGCTGGCGCACGTGCGGAATAAGGAGATCGGCTTCGTCTTTCAGACGTTCAACCTGCTCCCCCGCGCCACGGCGTTGGCCAACGTGGAACTGCCGCTTGTGTACGCCGGTGTCTCGGGGAACGAACGCCGGGAACGTGCGGCGGCCGCCCTCGAGCGTGTGCAGCTCGGTTCGCGTATGACGCACCGACCGAACGAACTGTCCGGCGGCCAGCGTCAGCGTGTGGCGATCGCGCGCGCCTTGGTCAACGATCCTTCGATTCTTCTCGCCGACGAGCCGACCGGTAACCTCGACTCCACGACGTCAGAAGAAATTATGCGTGTGTTCGAGCAGCTGGCCGAAACCGGCCAGACGGTCATCATGGTGACGCACGAGCCCGACATCGCCGCGCATGCGCGTCGCGTGGTGGTGCTGCGCGACGGCCTCGTGGCCAGCGACGACAAGCGCGACACGTTCACCAAGTCCGTCGGGCTGGTCTGA
- a CDS encoding serine/threonine-protein kinase, with the protein MSSAEPAHGTRTTGVPPHLELWQLPPGWRWGAGGYYANARHAQEIVDSLGRSLALITAPDPAHEPWLFAEARALGHHNHPAVPTTYHYWQQHQGSRRGPGYLRRWVTGETVGTRILRLGTETVQYMLRVLRASGSAVAYLHDAGQTHGAIGPDSLYVTPTGRVWMLGWQWALPAGEIPPGAQPAAVSTPQPSEWGMGEWKPTPESDQWQLAASCFFILTGELPPRTEIPPVRWVCPDCPSNVAELLDRALAVNPADRFYSVASLLRAVEKMSGSGTPGLGGVEIASGEFRAVSEEDRLRWATGDDYEVLSSLGAGTFGSVWRVRDLTLQREVALKMLHPTVARSDEAVARFRREAQMAARLQHPAIVPVYDWDQKGDVHWYSMELQDEGSVADLVRRLGARPLAEVAPHVSHVLDGLKVAHEAGILHRDLKPENILIDRYHEWRIADFGIANAMGEEWAGSSGTPAFAPPEQLLGEQQGVGADLFAVAAIVYFALAGRAPFGGPDGRAILAQQLAGTLDITPFHPAIGAWLARGLSADPDARFADAADMQAQWQRVSLDVLHDASQVPFGTRVTRAFQTLMGRGGQPDDD; encoded by the coding sequence ATGAGCAGCGCTGAACCCGCGCACGGCACGCGCACGACGGGCGTTCCCCCGCATCTGGAGTTGTGGCAGCTCCCGCCCGGTTGGCGATGGGGCGCAGGCGGCTACTACGCCAACGCCCGGCATGCGCAGGAGATCGTCGACTCGCTCGGACGTTCGCTCGCGCTCATTACCGCGCCAGATCCGGCCCATGAGCCGTGGTTGTTTGCCGAGGCGCGCGCGCTCGGACACCACAATCATCCGGCGGTGCCCACCACCTATCACTACTGGCAGCAGCATCAAGGGAGCCGTCGTGGCCCCGGATATTTGCGCCGCTGGGTGACAGGCGAAACGGTCGGCACCCGCATTCTCCGCCTCGGCACCGAGACCGTGCAGTACATGTTGCGCGTGTTGCGCGCGTCGGGTTCGGCGGTCGCGTACTTGCACGACGCCGGCCAGACGCATGGCGCGATTGGGCCGGATTCGTTGTACGTCACGCCCACCGGGCGCGTCTGGATGCTGGGTTGGCAGTGGGCGTTGCCGGCTGGAGAAATTCCGCCGGGCGCGCAGCCGGCCGCCGTGTCCACGCCGCAACCCAGTGAGTGGGGGATGGGCGAGTGGAAGCCGACGCCGGAATCCGATCAGTGGCAACTCGCCGCGAGCTGCTTCTTTATTCTGACCGGTGAACTGCCGCCGCGCACCGAGATTCCTCCGGTGCGCTGGGTGTGCCCGGATTGCCCGAGCAATGTGGCGGAACTGCTGGACCGCGCGCTCGCGGTGAACCCCGCCGATCGTTTTTACTCTGTGGCATCGTTGCTGCGCGCGGTAGAGAAAATGTCCGGCAGCGGAACGCCCGGCTTGGGTGGTGTCGAAATTGCTTCGGGCGAGTTCCGCGCCGTCAGCGAAGAAGATCGTTTGCGCTGGGCCACGGGTGACGACTACGAAGTGCTCTCCTCGCTCGGCGCTGGTACGTTCGGGTCGGTGTGGCGGGTGCGCGACCTCACGCTCCAGCGCGAAGTGGCGCTCAAGATGTTGCACCCCACGGTCGCGCGCAGTGACGAGGCCGTGGCGCGCTTTCGCCGCGAAGCACAGATGGCGGCGCGCCTGCAGCACCCGGCAATCGTCCCCGTGTACGACTGGGACCAGAAGGGCGACGTGCACTGGTATTCGATGGAGCTGCAGGACGAAGGCTCCGTGGCCGACCTCGTGCGCCGACTCGGCGCGCGGCCACTCGCGGAAGTGGCGCCACATGTGAGTCATGTGCTCGACGGCCTCAAGGTCGCGCATGAAGCCGGAATTCTGCACCGCGACTTGAAGCCCGAAAATATTCTGATCGATCGCTATCACGAGTGGCGCATTGCCGACTTCGGCATTGCCAACGCAATGGGCGAAGAGTGGGCCGGTTCAAGCGGCACGCCGGCCTTCGCACCACCGGAACAGCTGCTCGGCGAGCAACAGGGTGTGGGGGCCGATCTGTTTGCGGTGGCCGCGATTGTCTACTTCGCGCTGGCTGGGCGCGCGCCGTTTGGTGGGCCGGATGGCCGCGCGATTCTGGCGCAGCAACTCGCGGGCACGCTCGACATCACACCGTTCCACCCCGCCATCGGCGCGTGGCTCGCGCGCGGGCTCTCGGCCGATCCCGATGCGCGCTTCGCGGACGCCGCCGATATGCAGGCGCAATGGCAACGCGTGTCGCTCGACGTCTTGCATGACGCATCGCAAGTGCCGTTCGGCACGCGTGTGACGCGCGCCTTCCAGACTTTAATGGGGCGCGGCGGTCAGCCGGACGACGACTAG
- a CDS encoding TolC family protein: protein MRKLWSAVLLLATAGPLAAQATASLSLDEAIDLAKKNSPMVLTSRNNRARAEASLKSAYGALLPSANSSLSTSLRQGKQQYFSGVAFGATSDVLNSSWGLDLSARLSARTLANMRSAKAALDASENALKADENSIRSTIIQQYNLAQQMQSRAALQDTLVASTQLQLDLARAKAGVGSATSLDVKRAEVAFGQQQVAALRAHNSANVERLRLFQAISIPAPDAVTLTSKTAVTEPTLGVQELVTAARQSNPTVLASRSQVTQAESELSAARGDYLPSVGFNASVGGSAQQYRDGNYLVNQAQNSVASSRANCFSTDSLRRGAGLSGISSCGAIALSAADAQKLRDSNNQFPFGFTPNPYSVSLSVSLPLFDGFSREQRVQAQTLTRNESQQRVRAYELQLVTDITSAHGTLLADYRTVKLLENNTQAARDALRLAEERYRVGLNSLVDLQQSRSDYERAQTDLIDASFEFHRAYAALENAVGRPLR, encoded by the coding sequence ATGCGAAAGCTGTGGAGTGCCGTACTTCTGCTCGCGACCGCCGGACCGCTCGCCGCTCAGGCGACGGCGTCGTTGTCGCTAGACGAAGCCATCGATCTCGCCAAAAAGAACAGCCCCATGGTGCTGACGTCGCGGAACAATCGCGCGCGCGCCGAGGCCAGTCTCAAGTCGGCGTACGGGGCGCTGCTGCCGAGCGCCAACTCGTCGCTCAGCACGAGCCTGCGCCAGGGTAAGCAACAGTACTTCAGCGGCGTGGCGTTTGGCGCCACGAGCGATGTGCTCAACTCATCGTGGGGGCTCGACCTGAGCGCTCGCCTGAGTGCTCGCACCCTCGCCAACATGCGCTCTGCGAAGGCCGCGCTCGACGCCTCGGAAAATGCGCTGAAGGCGGATGAGAACAGCATCCGTAGCACGATCATTCAGCAGTACAACCTCGCGCAGCAGATGCAGTCCCGAGCGGCGTTGCAAGACACGCTCGTCGCCAGCACACAGCTCCAGCTCGACTTGGCCCGCGCCAAGGCGGGGGTCGGCTCCGCCACGTCACTCGACGTGAAGCGCGCCGAAGTCGCGTTTGGACAGCAGCAGGTGGCAGCGCTCCGCGCCCACAATAGCGCGAACGTCGAGCGGCTTCGCCTCTTTCAAGCCATCAGCATCCCGGCGCCAGACGCGGTCACCCTGACGTCCAAGACGGCAGTCACGGAGCCGACCCTTGGCGTGCAGGAGTTGGTGACTGCGGCGCGTCAGTCGAACCCGACGGTGCTCGCCTCACGGTCGCAGGTCACGCAGGCCGAGAGCGAGCTCTCCGCCGCGCGCGGCGACTATCTCCCGTCGGTGGGCTTCAACGCCTCGGTGGGTGGATCGGCTCAGCAGTATCGCGATGGCAACTATTTGGTGAATCAGGCGCAGAACTCCGTCGCGAGCTCGCGCGCCAACTGCTTTAGCACCGATTCCCTGCGCCGCGGCGCCGGGCTCTCGGGCATTTCGTCGTGCGGCGCGATTGCACTGAGCGCCGCCGACGCCCAGAAGCTGCGCGACTCCAACAACCAGTTCCCTTTCGGCTTCACGCCCAACCCGTACAGCGTGTCGCTGTCGGTGTCGCTCCCGCTCTTCGACGGGTTCTCCCGCGAGCAGCGCGTGCAGGCGCAGACGCTCACCCGCAACGAGTCGCAGCAGCGGGTGCGGGCCTACGAACTGCAGCTGGTCACCGACATCACGTCGGCACACGGTACGTTGCTGGCCGACTATCGCACCGTGAAGTTGCTGGAGAACAACACGCAGGCCGCGCGCGACGCACTGCGCTTGGCCGAAGAGCGCTACCGCGTAGGGCTGAACAGCCTCGTCGACCTGCAACAGTCGCGGTCGGACTACGAAAGAGCGCAAACGGATTTGATCGACGCTAGCTTTGAATTCCACCGGGCGTACGCGGCGCTGGAAAATGCCGTCGGCCGCCCCCTTCGCTGA
- a CDS encoding HAMP domain-containing sensor histidine kinase translates to MKDSQGAARASLRYNESVNTRRAFWWGVSATVAVLAGAAWLRTPSTLALGVSFVAAVSAVVAVSRLPRSWPRVGLVTALAVFLVIAGVAERDRLARSAGALDAAGTRIAVEHKATTDLVAALERETSELQRLANAALDAPPRAAAAFGFLDELRGDSPTRAVVLVRAVGPGIATPVAWSGRMMVPLDSLAGPVGVVGTPFYLAIYAIAGRGNERAIAATLVHAEKPADELAPTLDRAMAQTHEIDGYAYRDPASSPADTFAILNAGGVPLLGVHGVAPSVEVLSARVVERARVRGGLALAIALGFLLSASWRATRDVRLRLGALGVALACVAIVPLTSFSNVSVLFDPAAYYVPDGGPFTASIAALALTSTILLTALLATLRARVGRRSRAQALVAVVLVAGIGPFILRDLARGMQVPQNGANLALWLGWEAVLFLAAVSVMIAGITAGRAALGDRRGAPPWVAVLIASVSALLAPLLIDAPGGFPPWYPLLWVLGIGVLAFSRRTRGAMLATAFIAACGAVTLTWGQSVRARVLLAERDVGALQVVDSAAANLLKGFTAQLDPARAAQSRVELLAQYAASYLSAGDYPVEVTTWDARGVRMADLRVSMGTSEPAGLDIFAREARGAAQPIMRASPAGASVNLVLSAPHSDGSVTTVVVGPRSRLLPHDPFGALVGVGEPTTTEPPYSLSLSETNPTSYISLGEKWTRRGSEMHGDWFVPVTGGRIARVHARVEMRGYEVLVTRGSLLVCFNLLLLGALWVLLILADGALGRWVRINRRHWLRSYRAQLTVVLFAFFVLPATAFVAWSYGRLRTDDQQSRDLLVRETLRGVAAATGDTTTLTGLAVRFETPLFLFANGVMVGTSDPVLAALSPAGRLLPADAARALAEGDESAVSTEVDVGLSPVRFGFRAAPDAAVRLVLGAPARTDDLALDRRRRDLGIYLLFAMLLGAVAALWLSGRAARQFSRPIGALQRGALALAAGEREPMLEGDPPAEFAPVFSAFRRMAHDLEAGRAQEAKAQRVLAWGEMARQVAHEIKNPLTPMRLGVQHLLRARHEPRVNFDEVLEQNVARLLSEIDRLDEIARAFSQYGTVPSEAAASVPVDVALSAHDVVELEKLGAGAVTWTLDGAESPVFALARPTELREVLLNLLENARLADAQQVRVMVEGGNAGRPVLIRVVDNGGGIPADVLPRVFEPHFSTRTSGSGLGLAISRRLIEGWGGTITLSSELGTGTTVRITLVSAAPV, encoded by the coding sequence ATGAAAGATAGCCAAGGCGCGGCGCGCGCGAGCCTGCGGTATAATGAGTCCGTGAATACGCGCCGCGCGTTCTGGTGGGGGGTGTCGGCCACGGTTGCCGTGCTGGCAGGCGCGGCGTGGTTGCGCACGCCGTCCACGCTGGCGCTTGGCGTGTCATTTGTGGCTGCGGTCTCCGCGGTGGTGGCGGTCTCTCGCCTCCCGCGGAGCTGGCCCCGCGTGGGGCTGGTTACGGCGCTCGCCGTCTTTTTGGTGATTGCGGGGGTAGCGGAGCGGGACCGTTTGGCGCGGTCAGCAGGCGCACTGGATGCGGCGGGGACGCGAATCGCGGTCGAGCATAAAGCCACGACCGATCTCGTAGCAGCGTTGGAGCGGGAGACGAGTGAGCTGCAGCGCTTGGCGAACGCCGCGCTCGACGCTCCGCCGCGTGCGGCCGCAGCGTTTGGCTTTCTCGACGAGTTGCGAGGCGACTCGCCAACTCGCGCGGTCGTGCTGGTGCGCGCCGTCGGCCCGGGGATCGCCACCCCAGTGGCGTGGTCGGGACGGATGATGGTGCCGCTCGACTCGTTGGCCGGGCCAGTGGGGGTGGTGGGCACGCCCTTTTACCTCGCCATTTACGCGATTGCCGGACGCGGGAACGAACGGGCGATTGCGGCCACACTCGTCCACGCCGAAAAACCCGCCGATGAACTCGCGCCAACACTCGACCGTGCGATGGCCCAGACGCACGAGATTGACGGCTATGCGTATCGCGATCCGGCGTCGTCGCCGGCGGATACGTTTGCGATTCTCAATGCGGGCGGTGTCCCGCTGCTGGGCGTGCACGGCGTGGCGCCCTCGGTCGAGGTGCTGAGCGCGCGCGTGGTGGAGCGCGCACGCGTCCGCGGGGGGCTCGCGCTCGCGATTGCCCTTGGGTTTCTGCTTTCGGCCTCTTGGCGCGCCACGCGTGACGTACGGTTGCGCCTCGGCGCGCTGGGTGTGGCGTTGGCGTGTGTCGCCATTGTGCCGCTCACGTCGTTCTCCAACGTGTCGGTGCTTTTCGATCCGGCCGCATACTACGTCCCAGACGGTGGCCCGTTCACGGCCAGCATTGCCGCCCTCGCGCTGACCAGCACGATTCTTCTGACGGCGCTGTTGGCCACGTTGCGCGCCCGAGTGGGTCGTCGCTCGCGGGCACAGGCATTAGTGGCGGTGGTACTTGTCGCGGGAATCGGTCCGTTCATTTTGCGCGACCTCGCGCGTGGAATGCAGGTGCCGCAGAACGGTGCGAATCTGGCGTTGTGGCTCGGGTGGGAAGCGGTGCTCTTTCTCGCGGCCGTGTCGGTGATGATCGCCGGCATTACGGCGGGGCGTGCCGCGCTCGGTGATCGTCGTGGCGCGCCGCCCTGGGTCGCGGTGCTGATTGCGTCGGTGTCGGCGCTGTTGGCGCCCCTCCTCATTGACGCTCCTGGAGGGTTTCCTCCTTGGTACCCGCTGCTCTGGGTGCTGGGGATTGGCGTCCTCGCATTCTCGCGTCGCACGCGCGGCGCCATGCTCGCGACCGCCTTCATTGCCGCCTGTGGCGCCGTGACGCTCACGTGGGGGCAGTCCGTGCGTGCGCGGGTGTTGCTGGCGGAACGCGATGTTGGTGCACTGCAGGTGGTGGACAGCGCCGCTGCCAACTTGCTCAAGGGCTTTACCGCGCAACTCGATCCCGCGCGAGCGGCGCAGAGTCGCGTGGAACTGCTGGCCCAGTACGCTGCGTCGTATCTCTCGGCGGGCGACTATCCCGTGGAGGTGACCACGTGGGACGCGCGCGGCGTTCGCATGGCAGATCTGCGGGTCTCCATGGGGACATCGGAGCCCGCGGGGCTCGACATCTTTGCGCGCGAGGCGCGCGGCGCGGCGCAGCCGATCATGCGAGCGTCGCCAGCAGGAGCGTCGGTGAATCTCGTGCTGTCGGCACCGCACAGCGACGGTTCGGTCACCACCGTCGTGGTGGGCCCGCGCTCGCGGCTGCTGCCGCACGATCCGTTTGGCGCCCTCGTGGGCGTGGGCGAACCGACGACCACCGAGCCGCCCTATTCACTTTCCCTGAGTGAAACGAACCCGACGAGCTACATTAGTCTGGGGGAGAAATGGACGCGTCGCGGCAGTGAAATGCACGGCGACTGGTTCGTCCCCGTGACGGGTGGGCGCATTGCCCGCGTGCATGCGCGGGTCGAAATGCGTGGGTACGAAGTGTTGGTCACGCGCGGATCGCTGCTCGTCTGCTTCAACCTGCTGCTCCTCGGCGCCCTGTGGGTGCTGTTGATTCTTGCCGACGGCGCACTCGGTCGTTGGGTGCGCATCAACCGGCGACATTGGCTCCGCAGTTACCGCGCGCAACTGACGGTGGTGCTCTTCGCGTTCTTTGTGCTGCCCGCGACCGCGTTTGTGGCGTGGAGTTATGGTCGTCTACGTACCGACGATCAGCAGTCGCGCGATTTGCTCGTGCGTGAAACGCTCCGTGGTGTGGCCGCTGCCACCGGTGATACCACCACACTGACCGGACTCGCGGTTCGATTTGAGACGCCGCTCTTTTTGTTCGCCAACGGCGTGATGGTTGGCACGAGCGATCCGGTGCTCGCCGCGCTGTCGCCGGCGGGGCGGTTGTTGCCGGCGGATGCGGCGCGTGCCCTCGCGGAAGGCGATGAATCGGCGGTCAGCACGGAAGTGGATGTCGGATTGTCGCCCGTGCGCTTTGGCTTCCGCGCAGCGCCAGACGCCGCCGTGCGTTTGGTACTCGGGGCGCCGGCTCGTACCGACGATTTGGCGCTGGACCGCCGTCGGCGCGACCTCGGCATCTACCTTTTGTTTGCCATGCTGCTCGGCGCGGTTGCGGCGCTCTGGCTGTCGGGGCGCGCCGCGCGTCAGTTCTCGCGTCCCATCGGTGCGTTACAACGGGGCGCACTCGCGCTGGCCGCCGGGGAACGCGAACCGATGCTCGAGGGCGACCCCCCCGCCGAGTTCGCGCCGGTGTTTAGTGCATTCCGGCGCATGGCGCACGATCTCGAAGCTGGGCGCGCGCAAGAAGCCAAGGCGCAGCGCGTGCTCGCGTGGGGCGAGATGGCGAGGCAAGTCGCGCACGAAATCAAGAATCCGCTCACGCCCATGCGGCTTGGTGTGCAGCATCTGTTGCGCGCGCGTCACGAGCCTCGCGTGAACTTCGACGAGGTGCTCGAGCAGAACGTCGCGCGCCTGCTGAGCGAAATCGACCGGCTCGACGAAATCGCCCGCGCCTTCAGTCAGTATGGCACCGTGCCGAGCGAGGCGGCTGCGTCGGTGCCCGTGGATGTGGCCCTTTCCGCGCACGACGTGGTAGAGCTCGAGAAGCTCGGCGCGGGCGCGGTGACGTGGACACTCGACGGAGCCGAGAGCCCCGTCTTTGCGCTCGCGCGACCGACGGAACTGCGCGAAGTGTTGCTCAACTTGCTGGAAAACGCTCGACTCGCTGACGCGCAGCAGGTGCGCGTGATGGTGGAGGGCGGCAATGCTGGCCGTCCGGTCTTGATTCGCGTGGTGGATAACGGCGGCGGCATTCCGGCCGATGTGCTGCCGCGCGTGTTCGAGCCGCACTTTTCCACCCGCACCAGCGGCAGTGGGCTTGGCCTCGCCATTAGCCGTCGGCTCATTGAGGGATGGGGCGGCACCATCACCCTGAGCAGTGAACTTGGCACCGGCACGACGGTTCGCATCACACTAGTATCCGCCGCGCCGGTCTGA
- a CDS encoding ABC transporter permease — MLFFEAVRMALNTIRVQKLKSFFTALGVCIGVMFLITVVSIVDGMGRYMETELVGKLIAVNSFELRHRPNFGAGEMSREAQQEFNRRPRLLESDVEPVAEALGEGSLWAMYSTDQLKVESPYSRPRSASITAIDGQYFEIKKLDVTVGRRFTPAELSTGASVVILGPDLVKRLFPTVAPVDRQIKLGGKMYTVVGVGESLGSAFGMSFDNYVYAPFRSPVHRLLNKQPHVIDGIIIQVPVADMLADGQERVRTTMRARHQLHPAQKDDFTLETSDTALEFWNKIKQYLILAGVALPAIGLVVGAIVIMNIMLVAVAERTHEIGIRKAMGAKRRDILMQFLIESATLSTFGAAMGIALGALFALLIRSTTPMPTYVAPWSIMVGVLIGAGVGIISGVYPASRASLLDPVAALRQE; from the coding sequence ATGCTGTTCTTTGAAGCCGTCCGCATGGCGCTCAATACGATTCGCGTGCAGAAACTCAAGAGTTTCTTCACGGCGCTTGGCGTGTGCATCGGCGTGATGTTCCTCATTACCGTCGTGTCGATCGTGGACGGCATGGGGCGTTACATGGAAACGGAGTTGGTCGGCAAGCTCATTGCCGTGAACTCCTTCGAGCTCCGCCACCGCCCCAACTTCGGCGCGGGCGAAATGAGCCGCGAGGCACAGCAGGAGTTCAACCGCCGGCCGCGCCTCCTGGAGAGCGACGTGGAACCGGTCGCCGAAGCGCTCGGTGAAGGCTCGCTCTGGGCGATGTATTCCACCGACCAGCTCAAGGTGGAGTCGCCCTACTCGCGCCCGCGCTCGGCGAGCATTACGGCCATCGACGGCCAGTACTTTGAAATCAAGAAGCTCGACGTCACCGTTGGCCGCCGCTTTACCCCGGCCGAACTCTCCACGGGTGCCAGCGTCGTGATTCTCGGGCCGGACCTCGTGAAGCGCCTCTTCCCTACCGTGGCTCCAGTAGACCGGCAGATCAAGCTCGGCGGCAAGATGTATACGGTCGTGGGCGTGGGCGAGTCACTCGGCAGTGCGTTCGGCATGAGCTTCGACAACTATGTCTATGCACCGTTCCGCTCGCCGGTGCACCGGTTGCTCAACAAGCAACCACACGTCATCGACGGCATCATCATTCAGGTGCCGGTGGCCGACATGCTGGCCGACGGGCAAGAGCGCGTGCGCACCACTATGCGCGCGCGGCACCAACTGCACCCGGCGCAGAAGGATGACTTTACGCTCGAGACGTCCGACACCGCGCTCGAGTTCTGGAATAAAATCAAGCAGTATCTGATCCTCGCCGGCGTTGCGTTGCCAGCGATTGGCCTCGTGGTGGGCGCCATCGTCATTATGAATATCATGTTGGTGGCCGTCGCCGAACGCACGCACGAGATTGGCATTCGCAAGGCGATGGGCGCCAAGCGGCGCGACATCCTGATGCAGTTTCTGATTGAGTCGGCCACGCTGAGCACCTTTGGTGCCGCCATGGGGATTGCACTCGGCGCGTTGTTCGCATTGCTCATTCGTTCGACCACGCCGATGCCCACGTACGTGGCGCCGTGGTCGATTATGGTGGGCGTGTTGATTGGCGCCGGCGTGGGAATTATTTCGGGGGTGTACCCCGCGAGCCGCGCGTCGCTGCTCGATCCGGTGGCCGCGTTGCGGCAGGAGTAG